The Flavobacterium piscisymbiosum genome includes a region encoding these proteins:
- a CDS encoding helix-turn-helix domain-containing protein: MEIPNSLGEGYVRKIEFGSDFKLTIHRYTLKEDLIIKRNPSPETSSVRTFFFYNTKQDLEVKYENEENIPFSQKNDASILLSTNDLRTKIHFPANISIQYVVVAIAADRLRAILSIENPNSTIKTITAENASFLFFESLDTEMQLLLKNIVSVDMNNSMNNFYVQIKVQELMYLLFSKLSLRENTTFKSINSNDAEKLLNVRNEILKDLSTPPVLNQLAIIASMSETKLKQLFKQTFGDTIYNYYQKARMEEAAFLLKQAKHSVSEVGYELGFSNLSHFSRLFEKQYGITPKKFSYTS, encoded by the coding sequence TTTAAATTAACGATACATCGCTATACATTGAAGGAAGATTTAATTATCAAGCGAAATCCTTCCCCGGAGACCAGCAGTGTGCGCACTTTTTTCTTTTATAATACCAAACAGGATCTTGAAGTAAAATATGAGAATGAGGAAAATATACCATTTTCACAAAAAAATGATGCTTCTATACTGTTATCTACAAATGACCTGAGGACAAAAATACATTTTCCAGCCAACATTAGTATTCAATATGTCGTAGTCGCGATTGCTGCTGATAGACTGCGTGCCATTCTATCTATTGAAAACCCTAATAGCACAATAAAAACTATCACAGCGGAAAATGCTTCATTTCTTTTTTTCGAAAGCCTGGATACTGAAATGCAATTGCTTTTGAAAAATATTGTATCTGTTGATATGAATAACTCTATGAATAATTTCTATGTCCAAATTAAGGTTCAGGAATTAATGTACCTGCTTTTCAGTAAGCTGTCACTTAGGGAGAATACAACTTTTAAAAGTATAAATAGTAATGATGCAGAGAAGCTACTGAATGTTCGCAATGAAATATTGAAAGACCTCAGCACACCGCCTGTTTTGAATCAATTAGCTATTATTGCTTCAATGAGCGAAACTAAACTTAAACAACTCTTTAAGCAGACCTTTGGAGATACAATCTATAATTATTACCAAAAGGCAAGAATGGAAGAAGCTGCTTTTTTGCTAAAACAGGCAAAACATTCCGTTTCGGAGGTTGGTTACGAACTAGGATTTTCTAATCTTAGCCACTTCAGCAGACTGTTCGAGAAGCAGTATGGTATCACACCCAAAAAATTTTCATACACTTCATAA
- a CDS encoding NADP-dependent oxidoreductase, whose protein sequence is MKAIQYRTYGSSDVIEQVEVPIPSMQSENDVLIKVKAVGINPIDMKIRMGFMKQIRPVEMPFVPGGEASGIIAAVGAGVTKFKLGDEVIALTKKNSYAQYVTANENFVLLKPKDLSFEEAASIGVSIGTAQSVLFLEGKLEKGQKVLIQGGGGAVGGAMVQMAKAAGAYVIATASGEGVALAKKLGADEVIDYKLNDIATVAKDIDLVADTAGGDAQAKLFQVLKPGGKLLSIAIQPSQDLAGQYNVMAYFVASDISPENLKQGIDLIEAGKFLPIVSKTFKLEYAAIAQDFLAAGGVNGKVVLLVE, encoded by the coding sequence ATGAAAGCAATCCAATACAGAACTTATGGAAGTTCAGATGTGATCGAACAAGTTGAAGTTCCAATTCCTTCGATGCAAAGTGAAAATGACGTTTTAATCAAGGTTAAGGCAGTAGGTATAAATCCAATAGATATGAAAATACGCATGGGATTTATGAAGCAGATCCGTCCCGTTGAAATGCCCTTTGTACCTGGCGGCGAAGCATCAGGAATAATTGCTGCAGTTGGCGCGGGCGTTACAAAATTTAAGTTAGGTGACGAGGTTATCGCCCTTACAAAGAAAAATTCATATGCGCAATATGTGACTGCGAACGAGAATTTCGTTTTGCTTAAACCTAAGGATTTGTCTTTTGAAGAAGCAGCTTCAATAGGTGTCAGCATAGGCACAGCACAATCTGTTCTATTTTTAGAAGGTAAATTAGAAAAAGGTCAAAAAGTTTTAATCCAGGGCGGTGGCGGCGCTGTTGGCGGCGCCATGGTTCAGATGGCAAAAGCTGCCGGTGCGTATGTTATTGCTACAGCGTCAGGTGAAGGTGTGGCTTTGGCAAAAAAATTAGGTGCCGACGAAGTGATCGATTATAAATTAAATGATATAGCTACTGTAGCTAAAGATATTGATCTGGTAGCAGATACAGCCGGAGGTGATGCTCAGGCAAAGCTTTTTCAGGTTTTAAAGCCAGGAGGCAAGCTACTTAGCATCGCCATACAGCCATCACAGGATCTGGCGGGACAGTATAATGTGATGGCCTATTTTGTAGCTTCGGATATATCACCGGAAAATTTAAAGCAGGGGATTGACCTTATAGAGGCAGGTAAATTTTTACCGATAGTTTCCAAAACATTTAAACTCGAGTACGCAGCAATAGCACAGGATTTTTTAGCAGCCGGAGGGGTGAATGGTAAGGTTGTTCTTTTAGTTGAATAA
- a CDS encoding NAD(P)H-binding protein — translation MNTKKVIVAGATGFLGSQIVKELLQQGAEVTAMVRASSNRSELTQIGVKNFVVGDMMDAASLRQALLPKHGFDIIVASAAGYTRRKKSDSAATDTIGYQNLVDATKEAGIPRFVLISILESDKARSVPHFHNKYLIEQYLKKKNQPFIALRPGAFLDQTPDFIINKIKKGILPTFLSGSYGIIYTPQLARYTALAAVVLSNSELNTSIDVGWDRPVNEQILAAAFSSVLKKEIKTEPVIPAFVLKFVLPLVARFNDNIKDMVEMIKWIDKGIYISTNPQKQKELFGELPTPEQSVREYCRDKGLI, via the coding sequence ATGAATACAAAAAAAGTTATCGTTGCCGGTGCAACAGGATTTTTGGGCAGTCAGATTGTGAAAGAGCTACTGCAGCAGGGAGCAGAAGTTACTGCTATGGTTAGAGCCAGCAGCAATAGAAGTGAACTTACCCAAATAGGAGTTAAAAATTTTGTAGTGGGAGATATGATGGATGCGGCCTCTTTAAGGCAGGCTCTTTTGCCTAAGCATGGTTTTGATATAATAGTTGCCAGCGCAGCAGGTTATACACGTCGTAAAAAAAGTGACAGTGCAGCAACAGATACAATCGGTTATCAAAATCTGGTTGATGCGACCAAGGAAGCTGGCATTCCCCGTTTTGTGCTAATCTCTATTCTTGAATCTGATAAGGCGAGATCGGTACCTCACTTTCACAATAAATACCTGATCGAGCAATATCTTAAAAAGAAAAATCAGCCTTTTATAGCGCTCAGGCCAGGTGCATTCCTTGATCAAACGCCTGATTTTATAATCAATAAAATCAAAAAAGGAATACTCCCAACTTTCCTAAGCGGAAGCTATGGAATTATTTACACACCACAATTGGCCAGATATACAGCTTTGGCTGCAGTTGTTTTATCCAATTCAGAATTGAACACTTCCATAGATGTTGGCTGGGACAGACCAGTAAACGAGCAGATACTGGCAGCAGCATTTTCAAGTGTTCTTAAAAAAGAAATTAAAACTGAGCCGGTTATCCCTGCATTCGTACTGAAATTTGTTCTTCCGTTAGTCGCACGTTTTAATGACAACATTAAAGATATGGTTGAAATGATAAAGTGGATCGATAAAGGTATTTACATAAGCACAAATCCGCAAAAGCAAAAAGAACTTTTCGGCGAGCTGCCAACTCCTGAACAAAGCGTAAGAGAATATTGTCGTGACAAAGGATTAATCTAA
- a CDS encoding alkene reductase, whose amino-acid sequence MKLLEKVTLGKQTLKNAMAMAPMTRSRANSAGVVSDLTVLYYTQRASAGLLLTEAINISEQALGSPLTPSLYNQEQIDAWKKVNKSVHDNGGVIYAQLWHTGRVGHSVDRDGKLPVAPSAIGIKGQQHFTSQGMKDYETPQELTVLQIKEIVKDYGQAAKNAIEAGFDGVELHAAFGYLPNQFLSESANLRTDEYGGSVENRNRFVLEVMHELVTAIGSDKVGIKLSPTVYYNNIENSDPEAQFKPLIQALNELPLSYIHLMNGMLPLDNHPNYPKNAVETFGSISKHLVIANAGFNKETGEAELEKGIAKIIAYGSLFLANPDLPRRFELNAEFNQLDHATMYGGGEHGYTDYPLLKD is encoded by the coding sequence ATGAAATTACTAGAAAAGGTAACATTAGGAAAACAAACATTAAAAAATGCAATGGCGATGGCGCCTATGACTCGCAGCAGAGCTAACAGCGCAGGTGTAGTATCAGATCTGACTGTATTGTATTACACACAGCGTGCGAGCGCCGGACTGTTGCTGACCGAGGCTATAAATATTTCAGAGCAGGCTTTGGGCAGTCCACTGACACCAAGCCTCTATAATCAGGAGCAAATCGATGCATGGAAGAAAGTAAACAAGTCAGTTCATGATAACGGAGGAGTAATCTATGCGCAGCTTTGGCATACTGGTCGTGTCGGACATTCAGTGGATAGAGACGGAAAACTTCCTGTAGCACCATCGGCGATTGGAATAAAAGGACAGCAGCATTTCACCTCTCAGGGAATGAAAGATTATGAAACTCCTCAAGAGCTAACAGTATTACAGATCAAAGAGATTGTTAAGGATTATGGTCAGGCTGCCAAAAATGCAATTGAAGCCGGTTTTGATGGTGTTGAACTGCATGCCGCATTTGGATATCTGCCTAATCAATTTTTATCTGAAAGTGCAAACCTTAGAACTGATGAATATGGCGGGAGCGTAGAGAACAGGAACCGTTTTGTGCTGGAAGTAATGCATGAATTAGTTACTGCTATCGGAAGCGATAAAGTTGGTATAAAGCTATCGCCAACTGTCTATTACAATAATATTGAGAATAGCGATCCTGAGGCACAATTCAAGCCATTAATACAGGCTTTGAATGAATTACCGTTGTCATATATTCATCTTATGAATGGGATGTTGCCCCTGGATAATCATCCAAACTATCCTAAAAACGCAGTGGAAACTTTTGGAAGTATAAGCAAACATCTGGTAATTGCAAATGCAGGGTTCAATAAGGAAACCGGGGAGGCAGAACTTGAAAAAGGGATTGCAAAAATAATTGCCTATGGTTCACTATTTCTTGCCAATCCTGATCTGCCAAGAAGATTCGAATTGAATGCAGAGTTCAATCAGCTTGATCACGCGACAATGTACGGTGGAGGTGAGCACGGATATACAGATTATCCGTTACTGAAAGATTGA